One window of Triticum dicoccoides isolate Atlit2015 ecotype Zavitan chromosome 5A, WEW_v2.0, whole genome shotgun sequence genomic DNA carries:
- the LOC119300189 gene encoding G-type lectin S-receptor-like serine/threonine-protein kinase At2g19130, translated as MPPFLYILLGLLVLSHAAPRCSSARDTLMAGQVLAAVGGSKLVSRNGKFALGFFQPANTACTISGSKFHHNTSSSWFLGIWFNKIPVFTTVWVANREDPITHPKLNSTQLKISSDGNLVIIVNHADAGKDSVVWSTHIVNRTQTNNKNSSAIVLLNSGNLALLTNSQEMLWQSFDYPTDVLLPGAKFGRNKVTGLSRSVISKKSLTDPCLGSYSVELEGTSGIVLKRRNDPSVVYWQYASSKQSSLILKSLVYLDPLAKRLINPTYVNNNQEEYYMYTCLDDSSSIFASLDISGRIKLNFWLQAKQTWETIHAQPYDPCTTPATCGPFTVCNNNAYRLCDCMEGFSKKSLVDWESNDRTGGCIRNTPLHCSTSDKNITSSTDVFHRIAQVKLPYKPQTIVVVSSQRKCEEACLSSCSCTAYSFTNQLCSIWNGELLSVNLNYGTDNRAEDVLYVRLATKYFLLSLRKNKRKPNVGVIAAASIIGFGLIMLIVLSLIWRNRFKRFGLPLYDNQGSCGGIMVFRYTDLVHATRNFSEKLGGGGFGSVYKGVLSDMTSIAVKRLDSAYQGEKQFRAEVSSVGLIQHINIVKLIGFCSEGDKRLLVYEHMLNGSLDGHLFKKDNVNVVVLSWNTRYQITLGVARGLSYLHHNCHECIIHCDIKPENILVDASFVPKVADFGLATLVGRDFSRILTTLRGTAGYIAPEWLSGVAITPKIDVYSFGVVLLEILSGSRNSPETYNTSESYYVKYFPIKAINKLQGGDVGSLVDPKLHGDFNLEEAERICKVAFWCIQDNEFDRPTMGEVVKILEGLQEIDMPPMPRQLAAMKEHYDATSSMYIVNLHSQCA; from the coding sequence ATGCCTCCTTTCCTCTACATATTACTCGGGCTTCTCGTACTCTCGCACGCAGCTCCTCGGTGCTCTTCCGCAAGGGACACTCTCATGGCAGGCCAAGTGCTTGCTGCCGTCGGTGGCAGCAAGCTCGTCTCAAGAAACGGCAAGTTCGCGCTGGGCTTCTTCCAACCAGCTAACACTGCATGCACCATCAGCGGTAGTAAGTTCCACCACAACACCAGCTCCAGTTGGTTTCTTGGCATATGGTTCAATAAAATCCCAGTTTTTACTACTGTGTGGGTAGCTAATAGGGAGGATCCCATCACACATCCCAAACTCAACTCAACACAGCTCAAGATCTCAAGTGATGGAAATCTTGTCATCATCGTAAACCATGCTGATGCCGGCAAGGACTCCGTTGTTTGGTCCACTCACATTGTCAATAGGACACAAACCAACAACAAAAACAGTAGTGCCATTGTTCTCTTGAACAGTGGAAACCTTGCCCTACTCACAAATAGCCAAGAGATGTTGTGGCAGAGCTTCGATTACCCAACAGATGTTTTGCTTCCCGGCGCCAAGTTTGGTCGGAACAAGGTCACCGGCTTGAGTCGTTCAGTCATTTCAAAGAAGAGCCTCACTGATCCATGTCTTGGCTCATATAGTGTTGAACTAGAAGGCACCAGTGGGATCGTCCTCAAGCGCCGCAACGACCCTTCCGTAGTGTATTGGCAATATGCATCATCCAAACAATCATCATTGATACTCAAGTCACTGGTATATTTGGATCCTCTGGCCAAACGATTGATTAACCCAACATATGTTAATAACAACCAAGAGGAGTACTACATGTACACTTGTTTGGATGATTCATCTTCCATATTTGCTTCACTAGATATCTCTGGTCGGATAAAACTAAACTTTTGGTTGCAAGCCAAACAGACTTGGGAAACCATACATGCCCAACCTTACGATCCATGCACTACTCCTGCTACATGCGGACCTTTCACAGTCTGCAACAACAATGCATATCGATTATGTGATTGTATGGAGGGATTCTCTAAGAAGTCACTGGTGGACTGGGAGTCTAATGATCGAACAGGAGGATGCATCCGAAATACACCACTACATTGCAGCACTAGTGACAAAAACATTACAAGTTCAACAGACGTGTTTCACCGCATTGCTCAAGTTAAATTGCCTTACAAGCCCCAAACAATAGTCGTTGTTAGCAGTCAAAGAAAATGTGAAGAAGCTTGCCTCAGTTCCTGCTCATGCACTGCTTATTCCTTTACCAATCAACTATGCTCTATCTGGAATGGAGAATTGCTTAGTGTAAATCTGAATTATGGCACTGATAATAGAGCTGAAGATGTTCTTTATGTTCGCCTTGCCACAAAATATTTTCTACTAAGtttgagaaaaaacaaaagaaaaccaaaCGTTGGAGTTATTGCTGCTGCAAGCATTATTGGTTTTGGATTAATAATGCTCATAGTACTGTCACTGATTTGGAGGAACAGATTCAAGCGATTTGGTTTGCCTTTATATGATAATCAAGGCAGTTGCGGAGGGATTATGGTCTTTAGATACACTGATTTAGTCCATGCTACTAGAAACTTCTCAGAAAAGctaggaggtggtggttttggttcTGTATACAAGGGAGTACTAAGTgacatgactagtatagcagtgaaaAGGCTTGATAGTGCCTATCAAGGAGAGAAGCAATTCAGGGCAGAGGTGAGCTCAGTTGGGCTGATCCAACATATCAACATAGTCAAATTGATTGGTTTCTGCAGCGAAGGTGATAAAAGGCTACTTGTGTATGAGCACATGTTAAATGGATCTCTTGATGGCCATCTATTTAAGAAGGACAATGTTAATGTTGTTGTCCTAAGTTGGAACACCAGATATCAAATAACCCTTGGAGTTGCGAGAGGATTGTCCTACTTGCATCATAATTGTCATGAATGCATCATACATTGTGATATTAAGCCAGAGAATATACTTGTAGATGCATCATTTGTTCCCAAAGTTGCAGATTTTGGCTTGGCAACATTAGTGGGAAGGGATTTTAGTCGAATCCTGACCACATTAAGAGGAACTGCAGGTTATATTGCCCCAGAGTGGCTTAGCGGAGTTGCTATTACACCGAAAATTGATGTTTATAGCTTTGGCGTGGTACTTTTGGAAATCTTATCTGGAAGTAGGAATTCACCAGAAACATACAATACTAGTGAGAGCTACTATGTCAAATATTTTCCAATTAAAGCCATCAACAAGCTTCAGGGTGGTGACGTGGGAAGTTTGGTCGACCCGAAATTACATGGTGACTTCAACTTGGAAGAGGCTGAACGGATTTGCAAAGTTGCATTTTGGTGCATACAAGATAATGAGTTTGATCGACCAACGATGGGTGAAGTGGTCAAGATTCTCGAGGGTCTGCAGGAGATTGATATGCCCCCGATGCCGAGACAACTTGCTGCTATGAAGGAACACTATGATGCAACATCTTCAATGTACATAGTAAACCTGCATAGTCAATGTGCCTAA